In Rutidosis leptorrhynchoides isolate AG116_Rl617_1_P2 chromosome 2, CSIRO_AGI_Rlap_v1, whole genome shotgun sequence, one genomic interval encodes:
- the LOC139892744 gene encoding uncharacterized protein yields the protein MFISKFSRLGAQAVKELSKAPQTIRSKNPCFAIPRNAYLEALSCKLFSTTTSGNSLAESEESQKISVTFFDKDGEQEIKVPIGMSILEAAHENDIELEGACEGSLACSTCHVIVMDVEQYNKLEDPTDEENDMLDLAFGLTETSRLGCQVIAKPELDGLRLALPAASRNFAVDGYKPKPH from the exons atgttCATTTCTAAATTTTCGAGACTTGGAGCTCAGGCTGTTAAGGAATTATCGAAAG CCCCACAAACAATTCGATCAAAAAATCCATGTTTTGCTATACCTCGGAATGCATATTTGGAAGCCTTG AGCTGTAAATTATTCTCTACAACAACCAGTGGCAATTCACTGGCAGAAAGTGAAGAAAGCCAAAA GATCTCTGTGACCTTCTTTGACAAAGATGGTGAACAGGAGATAAAGGTTCCTATTGGAATGTCAATATTAGAAGCTGCCCACGAGAATGATATAGAGCTCGAAG GAGCATGTGAAGGGTCACTTGCTTGTTCCACCTGTCATGTGATTGTAATG GATGTGGAACAATATAATAAGCTTGAAGATCCTACAGATGAGGAGAACGATATGCTAGATCTTGCGTTTGGGCTGACAGAAAC GTCTCGTCTGGGTTGTCAAGTAATTGCAAAACCTGAACTTGATGGCCTTCGTCTTGCCCTTCCAGCTGCCTCTCGAAATTTTGCTGTTGATGGATACAAACCAAAACCACACTAA